The following proteins are encoded in a genomic region of Burkholderia gladioli:
- a CDS encoding branched-chain amino acid ABC transporter permease, translating into MVLALDVLTTAALLFIVTAGLMVIFGVMKIVNFAHGALLTMGAYASFIVTQLKLDPWFGVPLSLAVGVAVGMLVEAAIVRPLYKRPLDAILATWGLGIVIGQLIVMGFGREVQFVEAPVNGALSVAGTAYSAYRLLLVPIAIVLCAALSALLNGTRFGVKTRAVIMNEDLARGLGIHSGRIRFITFSLGAALGSLAGMLITPLSSVDPNMGLPYLVNAFMLVMVSGYSMLGLLLTCLVFGACQVLVSTFVSPVLGGLTIAVLAALTLRVFPKGLSHA; encoded by the coding sequence ATGGTCCTCGCTCTGGATGTCCTGACCACCGCCGCCTTGCTGTTCATCGTGACGGCGGGCCTGATGGTGATCTTCGGCGTGATGAAGATCGTCAATTTCGCGCATGGCGCGCTGCTCACGATGGGCGCCTATGCCAGCTTCATCGTCACGCAACTGAAGCTCGATCCCTGGTTCGGGGTGCCGCTGTCGCTGGCGGTCGGCGTCGCGGTGGGCATGCTGGTCGAAGCGGCGATCGTGAGGCCGCTCTACAAGCGGCCGCTCGACGCGATCCTGGCCACCTGGGGGCTCGGCATCGTGATCGGCCAGTTGATCGTGATGGGCTTCGGGCGCGAGGTGCAGTTCGTCGAGGCGCCCGTCAACGGCGCGCTGTCGGTGGCCGGCACCGCCTACTCGGCGTACCGGCTGCTGCTGGTGCCGATCGCGATCGTGCTGTGCGCCGCCTTGAGCGCGCTGCTGAACGGCACGCGCTTCGGCGTGAAGACGCGCGCCGTGATCATGAACGAGGACCTCGCGCGCGGCCTGGGGATTCACTCGGGGCGTATCCGCTTCATCACCTTCAGCCTCGGCGCCGCGCTCGGCTCGCTGGCCGGCATGCTGATCACGCCGCTGTCCAGCGTCGATCCGAACATGGGGCTGCCGTACCTGGTCAACGCCTTCATGCTGGTGATGGTGTCCGGCTATTCGATGCTCGGCCTGCTGCTGACCTGCCTGGTGTTCGGCGCCTGCCAGGTGCTGGTGAGCACCTTCGTCAGCCCGGTGCTCGGCGGCCTGACCATCGCGGTGCTGGCGGCGCTGACGCTGCGCGTCTTTCCCAAGGGGTTGTCCCATGCCTGA
- a CDS encoding ANTAR domain-containing response regulator produces MSAGARRLFDDLRTLRVVVIHPPGEDRGILEEQLHRIGCPVRPVWPFPARLPADADVILFLVGPELRSAGNWCAADTDATLIALSDYENPTALKMLVDTQAHGVITKPYRSSGILSTLVLARASCGYQQRLHGKIAKLEEAIKARRQIEKAMRILMEAHRLSENDAYEHMRSKATSLRVTVGDIATMVIDAHEAMDKLGLGKLTKS; encoded by the coding sequence ATGAGCGCGGGGGCGCGCCGGCTGTTCGACGATCTGCGCACGCTGCGCGTGGTGGTGATCCATCCGCCCGGCGAGGATCGCGGCATCCTCGAGGAGCAACTGCATCGCATCGGCTGCCCGGTGCGGCCGGTCTGGCCGTTTCCCGCGCGGCTGCCGGCCGACGCGGACGTGATCCTGTTCCTGGTCGGGCCGGAATTGCGCAGCGCCGGCAACTGGTGCGCGGCCGATACCGACGCGACGCTGATCGCCCTGTCCGACTACGAGAACCCGACCGCGCTGAAGATGCTGGTCGATACCCAGGCGCACGGCGTCATCACCAAGCCGTATCGATCCTCCGGCATCCTCAGCACGCTGGTGCTGGCGCGCGCATCCTGCGGCTACCAGCAGCGCCTGCACGGCAAGATCGCCAAGCTGGAGGAGGCGATCAAGGCGCGCCGCCAGATCGAGAAGGCGATGCGCATCCTGATGGAGGCCCATCGCCTGAGCGAGAACGACGCCTACGAGCACATGCGCTCGAAGGCGACCAGCCTGCGCGTGACGGTGGGCGACATCGCGACCATGGTGATCGACGCGCACGAGGCGATGGACAAGCTCGGGCTCGGCAAGCTGACGAAATCGTAA
- a CDS encoding nitrilase family protein gives MEPRVGHTRDNVEASIRCIEQAAAQGASLIVLPELANSGYVFASRAEAFALSEPLADSETVRAWSEAARRLGVHLVAGIAEREDQRLYNSAVFIGPAGLIGRYRKLHLWGQENLFFEPGNLGVPVFDTAFGRVAVAICYDGWFPEVFRLAAGQGADLVCVPTNWVPMPAQPADRPAMATTLAMAAAHSNGLMIACADRIGSERGQLFIGQSLIVGGDGWPLAGPAPQDQAAILYAPLDVERIRAGRALNAFNHVQRDRRPEVYEAPRPAALASSRP, from the coding sequence ATGGAGCCGCGCGTGGGCCATACGCGGGACAACGTCGAGGCATCGATCCGCTGCATCGAGCAGGCCGCCGCGCAGGGCGCCTCGCTCATCGTGCTGCCCGAGCTCGCCAACAGCGGTTACGTGTTCGCGAGCCGTGCCGAAGCCTTCGCGCTGTCCGAGCCGCTGGCCGACAGCGAGACGGTGCGCGCCTGGTCGGAGGCCGCGCGCCGGCTCGGCGTGCACCTGGTCGCCGGCATCGCCGAGCGCGAGGACCAGCGGCTCTACAACTCGGCCGTGTTCATCGGCCCGGCCGGCCTGATCGGCCGCTACCGCAAGCTGCATCTCTGGGGCCAGGAAAACCTGTTCTTCGAACCCGGCAACCTCGGCGTGCCGGTGTTCGACACCGCATTCGGGCGCGTGGCCGTGGCGATCTGCTACGACGGCTGGTTTCCCGAGGTGTTCCGGCTGGCGGCCGGGCAGGGCGCGGACCTGGTCTGCGTGCCGACCAACTGGGTGCCGATGCCGGCCCAGCCCGCCGATCGCCCGGCCATGGCCACCACGCTTGCGATGGCCGCCGCCCACAGCAATGGCCTGATGATCGCCTGCGCGGACCGGATCGGCTCGGAGCGCGGCCAGTTGTTCATCGGCCAGAGCCTGATCGTCGGCGGCGACGGCTGGCCGCTGGCGGGCCCGGCGCCTCAAGACCAGGCCGCGATCCTCTACGCGCCGCTCGACGTCGAGCGGATCCGAGCCGGCCGCGCGCTCAATGCCTTCAACCACGTGCAGCGCGATCGCCGCCCCGAGGTCTACGAGGCGCCGAGGCCCGCCGCGCTTGCGTCCAGCCGGCCTTGA
- a CDS encoding transporter substrate-binding domain-containing protein yields MTTSTVLSAEPGWRIGVLFSRAGATSATETEHFYGTVLAIEEINAAGGVAGAPLDPVVHDPRCSLDEYRRLAAHMLQEDDVTVIFGCSTSSSRKAVLPVIERNNALLWYCSIYEGFEYSPNVIYTGAVPNQNNMQLGAWLLRHHGRRFFLVGADYIYPRESNRIMRDVVEQNGGEIVEELYLPSDADDGALAAVVDEIRAQAPDVVVSTLIGRAARSFYTLYRQRGLDPRQVPIASLTMTEGEIGMIGPELCAGHIVSASYVNTLENPRNRRFLESWRSRFGDQPASMWSEMAYNQVQLFARALERTRSLDTARLVEAVREVEFDSPEGLLRIDRENNHAIVTPRIAVCQPDGRFKVVWESRRPVRPDPYLTAYGFADFWLDGETS; encoded by the coding sequence ATGACTACCAGCACCGTCTTGTCCGCCGAACCCGGCTGGCGAATCGGCGTCCTGTTCTCGCGCGCGGGCGCCACCTCGGCGACCGAAACCGAGCATTTCTACGGAACCGTGCTCGCGATCGAGGAAATCAACGCGGCCGGCGGCGTGGCGGGCGCGCCGCTCGATCCGGTGGTGCACGACCCGCGCTGCAGCCTCGACGAGTACCGGCGCCTGGCCGCCCACATGCTGCAGGAGGACGACGTCACGGTGATCTTCGGCTGCTCGACCTCGTCGAGCCGCAAGGCGGTGCTGCCGGTGATCGAGCGCAACAACGCGCTGCTCTGGTACTGCTCGATCTACGAAGGTTTCGAGTATTCGCCGAACGTCATCTACACCGGCGCGGTGCCGAACCAGAACAACATGCAGCTGGGGGCCTGGCTGCTGCGTCATCACGGGCGGCGTTTTTTTCTGGTTGGCGCCGACTACATCTATCCGCGAGAATCGAACCGGATCATGCGCGACGTGGTCGAGCAGAACGGCGGGGAGATCGTCGAGGAACTGTACCTGCCCAGCGACGCCGACGACGGCGCGCTGGCCGCGGTGGTCGACGAGATCCGCGCCCAGGCGCCCGACGTGGTGGTGTCGACGCTGATCGGCCGCGCGGCCCGCAGCTTCTACACGCTGTACCGGCAGCGCGGGCTCGATCCGCGGCAGGTTCCGATTGCCAGCCTGACCATGACGGAGGGCGAGATCGGCATGATCGGTCCCGAGCTGTGCGCCGGACATATCGTCTCCGCCAGCTACGTGAACACCCTGGAGAATCCGCGCAACCGGCGCTTTCTCGAATCCTGGCGGTCGCGCTTCGGCGACCAGCCGGCCAGCATGTGGTCCGAAATGGCATACAACCAGGTCCAGTTGTTCGCGCGTGCGCTCGAACGCACCCGCAGCCTCGACACGGCGCGTCTGGTCGAGGCGGTGCGCGAGGTCGAATTCGACTCGCCGGAAGGCCTGCTGCGGATCGACCGCGAGAACAATCACGCGATCGTCACGCCGCGCATCGCGGTCTGCCAGCCGGACGGGCGCTTCAAGGTGGTCTGGGAGAGCCGCCGGCCGGTGCGGCCCGATCCCTATCTCACCGCCTATGGCTTCGCGGATTTCTGGCTCGATGGAGAAACGTCATGA
- a CDS encoding substrate-binding protein, giving the protein MSAFKLRGIAAVLTALAWFGSAASAAEPIRIGVAVGLSGANSVVAPAVVQASQLAVDEINAAGGILGRKLELEIADDASGAVGAQKAYDTLVFQKNVDALISMETSAARNAALPAVARGRKPLIYTSFYEGRSCSPWMYVNGWVPEQQVAPVVDYFMKNKGARQFYLVGNDYAFGRGMLEFTRKTIEQHGGKVVGEEYLPIDGTDWTPILSKIRAAHPDALISATAGGAPNVSLAKQLKSAGMTLPYGNLAIDEATAKSMGDVAGGIYMAGSYFTSIDTPANRKFLAALQQRFGHDLKTPNELSEPQYEAFYLYKAAVEKAGGTDPAKVVQALGTVSFDGPRGKVSMDRGHHTPLSMRLGQIQPDGGVKILQTFPDVDPGAQCPNLKQ; this is encoded by the coding sequence ATGTCTGCATTCAAACTTCGCGGCATCGCCGCCGTGCTCACCGCGCTGGCCTGGTTCGGCAGCGCCGCGTCGGCCGCCGAGCCGATCCGCATCGGCGTGGCCGTCGGCCTGTCGGGCGCCAACAGCGTGGTGGCGCCGGCCGTCGTGCAGGCCTCGCAACTGGCCGTCGACGAGATCAACGCCGCGGGCGGCATCCTGGGGCGCAAGCTCGAACTGGAGATCGCCGACGACGCATCGGGCGCGGTAGGCGCGCAGAAGGCCTACGACACCCTGGTGTTCCAGAAGAACGTCGACGCGCTGATCTCGATGGAGACCAGCGCGGCCCGCAACGCGGCACTGCCGGCGGTCGCCCGCGGCCGCAAGCCGCTGATCTACACCTCGTTCTACGAGGGACGCTCGTGCAGCCCCTGGATGTACGTGAATGGCTGGGTGCCCGAGCAGCAGGTCGCGCCGGTGGTGGACTACTTCATGAAGAACAAGGGCGCCAGGCAGTTCTACCTGGTCGGCAACGACTACGCGTTCGGCCGCGGCATGCTCGAGTTCACCAGGAAGACCATCGAGCAGCATGGCGGCAAGGTGGTGGGCGAGGAATACCTGCCGATCGACGGCACCGACTGGACGCCGATCCTCTCGAAGATCCGCGCCGCGCATCCCGACGCGCTGATCAGCGCCACGGCCGGCGGCGCGCCGAACGTCTCGCTCGCCAAGCAGTTGAAGAGCGCGGGGATGACGCTGCCCTACGGCAACCTGGCGATCGACGAGGCCACCGCGAAGAGCATGGGCGACGTCGCCGGCGGCATCTACATGGCGGGTTCCTACTTCACGAGCATCGATACGCCGGCCAACCGCAAGTTCCTCGCGGCCCTGCAGCAGCGCTTCGGGCACGACCTGAAGACGCCGAACGAACTGTCGGAGCCGCAATACGAGGCGTTCTACCTGTACAAGGCCGCCGTCGAGAAGGCTGGCGGCACCGATCCGGCCAAGGTGGTGCAGGCGCTCGGCACGGTGAGCTTCGACGGTCCGCGCGGCAAGGTGAGCATGGATCGCGGCCACCACACGCCGCTCTCGATGCGGCTCGGCCAGATCCAGCCCGACGGCGGCGTGAAGATCCTGCAGACCTTCCCGGACGTCGATCCGGGCGCGCAATGCCCGAATCTCAAGCAATGA
- a CDS encoding DUF1304 domain-containing protein encodes MIANILIGLVAAIHIYIVVLEMFLWTTPKGRRVFGLTAEFAQQTRVLAANQGLYNGFLAAGLIYGLAAVDGQAFKLFFLACVIVAGVFGAATASRRILFVQALPAAIALIALLAKV; translated from the coding sequence ATGATCGCCAACATCCTGATCGGCCTGGTCGCCGCCATTCACATCTATATCGTGGTGCTCGAGATGTTCCTCTGGACCACGCCGAAGGGCCGGCGCGTGTTCGGGCTGACGGCCGAATTCGCGCAGCAGACGCGCGTGCTCGCCGCCAACCAGGGCCTCTACAACGGTTTCCTCGCGGCCGGTTTGATCTACGGGCTGGCGGCCGTCGACGGGCAGGCCTTCAAGCTCTTCTTCCTGGCCTGCGTGATCGTCGCCGGCGTGTTCGGCGCGGCCACCGCCAGCCGCCGCATCCTGTTCGTTCAGGCGCTGCCGGCCGCGATCGCCTTGATCGCCCTGCTCGCGAAGGTCTGA
- a CDS encoding asparaginase, whose protein sequence is MNPFTGTADARRLPDTLPLCACFATGGTIAMKLDPVTRAAVPVLSGEDLLASVPAIARVARLELSELFNLPSDYMGPSRWLALHQAVSAALAREEIAGAIVSHGTDTLEETAWFLDLTIASAKPVVLTGAQRNASFPDSDGPRNLLNAARVCVAPEARGMGTLVVLNGQVNAAREATKTHTADVESFKSGDHGWLGSVDDDRLVMSRAPLRRQHVPLVAAELPRVEIVPMYAGADGTLLRAAVAAGAAGIVVAALGFGNVNRELFVAIREALAAGVAVVIATQVPNGRVRLAYGFEGGGGTLAAAGAVLADNLGARKARILLMLALQTPSCPAAIQALYDR, encoded by the coding sequence ATGAACCCGTTCACCGGCACCGCCGACGCGCGGCGGTTGCCGGACACGCTGCCGCTGTGCGCCTGTTTCGCCACCGGCGGCACCATCGCGATGAAGCTCGATCCGGTGACGCGGGCGGCGGTTCCGGTGCTCTCCGGCGAGGACCTGCTGGCGAGCGTGCCGGCCATCGCCCGGGTCGCGCGCCTGGAGTTGAGCGAATTGTTCAACCTGCCATCCGACTACATGGGGCCGTCGCGCTGGCTTGCCTTGCACCAGGCGGTATCGGCGGCGCTGGCGCGCGAGGAGATCGCCGGCGCGATCGTCTCGCACGGCACCGACACGCTGGAGGAGACCGCCTGGTTCCTGGACCTGACGATCGCCTCGGCCAAGCCGGTGGTGTTGACGGGCGCCCAGCGCAATGCCTCGTTCCCCGATTCCGACGGCCCGCGCAACCTGCTGAACGCGGCGCGCGTGTGCGTGGCGCCCGAGGCGCGCGGGATGGGCACGCTGGTGGTGCTCAACGGCCAGGTCAACGCCGCGCGCGAGGCCACCAAGACCCACACGGCCGACGTAGAATCCTTCAAGTCGGGCGACCACGGCTGGCTCGGCAGCGTCGACGACGATCGCCTCGTGATGTCGCGCGCGCCGCTGCGCCGGCAGCATGTGCCGCTGGTGGCGGCCGAGCTGCCGCGCGTGGAGATCGTGCCGATGTACGCCGGCGCCGACGGCACGCTGCTGCGCGCGGCGGTGGCCGCGGGCGCGGCCGGCATCGTGGTGGCGGCGCTCGGCTTCGGCAACGTCAACCGGGAACTGTTCGTCGCGATCCGCGAGGCGCTGGCCGCCGGCGTGGCGGTGGTGATCGCCACCCAGGTGCCGAACGGGCGGGTTCGCCTCGCCTACGGTTTCGAGGGCGGCGGCGGCACGCTCGCGGCCGCCGGTGCCGTGCTCGCCGACAACCTGGGCGCCCGCAAGGCGAGAATCCTGCTGATGCTGGCCTTGCAGACCCCGAGCTGCCCGGCGGCGATCCAGGCCCTGTACGATCGATAG
- a CDS encoding ABC transporter permease subunit codes for MPDVKTWFAGRGLGEHREPPAPGRKGALPGGALALAALALALLAGGPFLFGTYLLNVLIQAFFFSMVAVTVDLLWGYTGYLSFGQSAFFGIGAYAAALVFTHGGFSPGYVLLALGIAIAAAALVALLLGWLSFYRGASPFFATVMSLVLPIVLSQLLLSGGEWTGSSSGLTGYPMFDLSLSAWYWIAGLGLAAIVLLAWAVVRSDGARVLLAIRDNESRCAYLGIRTSLIKIVLLVAAAIVASVAGFGYASFSGVVAPELTGFVLGTQLIIWVALGGRGTLWGPVLGALLINVATSYLSGSMPFAWQLILGAAFVLVIVLLPQGLVPLLAWPFRLDRAARTPRLVERAAGAARVAAPDGPALRMAGVEKRFGSLKVLQGIDFEARAGELVGLIGPNGAGKTTLMRCMSDGAERSAGTVELCGHDIRRLAPEHGVRFGLGRKFQNANIFETLSVAECLRIAGALVERPSLLRRAPTLALPAYALEVMRATQLDRKLAVTARDLSHGEQQALELAMVLALEPRIVLLDEPTAGLTKTERTRIGAVLASLAHRHGLCCLLVEHDLEFVEEIATRIVVLHQGRIVMAGSFDEVVHSELVRTIYAGTGQPTGDAGAATQGDDR; via the coding sequence ATGCCTGACGTCAAGACCTGGTTTGCCGGGCGCGGCCTGGGCGAACATCGCGAACCGCCGGCGCCCGGGCGCAAGGGCGCGCTGCCGGGCGGCGCGCTGGCGCTGGCCGCGCTGGCGCTCGCGCTGCTCGCCGGCGGTCCCTTCCTGTTCGGCACCTACCTGCTCAATGTGCTGATCCAGGCCTTCTTCTTCTCGATGGTCGCGGTCACGGTCGACCTGCTGTGGGGCTACACGGGTTACCTGAGCTTCGGACAGTCGGCCTTCTTCGGCATCGGCGCCTACGCGGCGGCCCTGGTGTTCACCCACGGCGGCTTCTCACCCGGCTACGTGCTGCTGGCGCTGGGCATCGCGATCGCGGCGGCGGCGCTGGTCGCGCTGCTGCTGGGCTGGCTGTCCTTCTACCGGGGCGCCTCGCCGTTCTTCGCCACGGTCATGTCGCTGGTGCTGCCGATCGTGCTGAGCCAGCTGCTGTTGTCGGGCGGCGAGTGGACCGGCTCCAGCTCGGGCCTGACCGGCTACCCGATGTTCGACCTGTCGCTGTCGGCCTGGTACTGGATCGCGGGCCTGGGCCTGGCCGCGATCGTGCTGCTGGCCTGGGCCGTGGTGCGCAGCGACGGCGCGCGCGTGCTGCTGGCGATCCGCGATAACGAATCGCGCTGCGCCTACCTGGGCATCCGCACCTCGCTGATCAAGATCGTGCTGCTGGTGGCGGCGGCGATCGTCGCCAGCGTGGCCGGCTTCGGCTATGCCAGCTTCAGCGGCGTGGTCGCGCCCGAGCTGACCGGCTTCGTGCTCGGCACGCAGCTGATCATCTGGGTGGCGCTGGGCGGGCGCGGCACGCTCTGGGGGCCGGTGCTCGGCGCCTTGCTGATCAACGTGGCGACCTCCTACCTGAGCGGCAGCATGCCGTTCGCCTGGCAGTTGATCCTCGGCGCGGCCTTCGTGCTGGTGATCGTGCTGCTGCCGCAGGGGCTGGTGCCGCTGCTGGCCTGGCCGTTCCGGCTCGATCGCGCCGCGCGCACGCCGCGGCTGGTCGAGCGCGCCGCCGGCGCGGCGCGGGTGGCGGCGCCTGACGGCCCCGCCCTGCGCATGGCCGGCGTCGAGAAACGCTTCGGCAGCCTGAAGGTGTTGCAGGGGATCGATTTCGAGGCGCGCGCGGGCGAGCTGGTCGGCCTGATCGGCCCGAACGGCGCCGGCAAGACCACGCTGATGCGTTGCATGAGCGATGGCGCCGAGCGTTCCGCCGGCACCGTCGAGCTGTGCGGGCACGACATCCGGCGCCTGGCGCCCGAGCACGGCGTGCGCTTCGGGCTCGGGCGCAAGTTCCAGAACGCCAACATCTTCGAGACGCTGAGCGTGGCCGAATGCCTGCGGATCGCCGGCGCGCTGGTGGAGCGGCCGTCGCTGCTGCGCCGCGCGCCGACGCTGGCGCTGCCGGCCTATGCGCTGGAAGTGATGCGCGCCACGCAGCTGGACCGCAAGCTCGCGGTGACGGCCAGGGATCTCTCGCACGGCGAGCAGCAGGCGCTCGAACTGGCGATGGTGCTGGCGCTGGAGCCGCGCATCGTGCTGCTCGACGAGCCCACCGCGGGCCTGACCAAGACCGAGCGCACCCGGATCGGCGCGGTGCTGGCCTCGCTCGCGCATCGCCATGGGCTGTGCTGCCTGCTGGTCGAGCACGATCTCGAGTTCGTCGAGGAGATCGCGACCCGCATCGTGGTGCTGCACCAGGGCCGCATCGTGATGGCGGGCAGCTTCGACGAGGTGGTCCATTCGGAGCTGGTGCGCACCATCTACGCCGGGACCGGCCAGCCGACCGGCGATGCCGGCGCGGCAACACAAGGAGATGACCGATGA
- a CDS encoding ABC transporter ATP-binding protein yields MSAMALQVERVTSGYRASIVLRELSLSIAEGETLALLGKNGMGKTTLLKTIMGYLPSQGGAIRLNGSEITRLPPHRIARAGVAYAPQEHALFQDLSIRDNLRLGLPDPSVFDARFEEVVEVFPVFRTRLGQHAGTLSGGEQKMLLVARALMMRASLILLDEITEGLQPSVIERLAEALRWERQRHGTTLLLIEQNVPFALGLADRYAVLKQGEIVEQGAARDPGAAAAIFEHLRV; encoded by the coding sequence ATGAGCGCCATGGCATTGCAGGTCGAGCGCGTGACCAGCGGATATCGCGCCTCGATCGTGCTGCGCGAGCTCTCGCTGTCGATCGCCGAGGGCGAGACGCTGGCGCTGCTCGGCAAGAACGGCATGGGCAAGACCACCTTGCTCAAGACGATCATGGGCTACCTGCCCAGCCAGGGCGGCGCGATCCGCCTGAACGGCAGCGAGATCACGCGCTTGCCGCCGCATCGTATCGCGCGGGCCGGGGTGGCCTACGCGCCGCAGGAGCATGCGCTGTTCCAGGACCTGTCGATTCGCGACAACCTGCGCCTGGGGCTGCCGGATCCCTCGGTGTTCGACGCGCGCTTCGAGGAGGTGGTCGAGGTGTTCCCGGTGTTTCGCACCCGGCTCGGGCAGCACGCGGGCACGCTCTCCGGCGGCGAGCAGAAGATGCTGCTGGTGGCGCGCGCCCTGATGATGCGCGCCTCGCTGATCCTGCTCGACGAGATCACCGAGGGCCTGCAGCCGTCGGTGATCGAGCGCCTGGCCGAGGCCTTGCGCTGGGAGCGGCAGCGCCACGGCACCACGCTGCTGCTGATCGAGCAGAACGTGCCGTTCGCGCTGGGGCTGGCCGATCGCTACGCGGTGCTCAAGCAGGGCGAGATCGTCGAGCAGGGCGCGGCGAGGGACCCGGGCGCGGCGGCGGCGATCTTCGAGCATCTGAGGGTGTGA